From the Oncorhynchus kisutch isolate 150728-3 linkage group LG27, Okis_V2, whole genome shotgun sequence genome, the window ccgattctatatttcattttggactggagatgcttaatgtgagtctggaaggagagtttacagtctaaccagacacctaggtatttgtagttgtccacatattctaagtgagaactgtccagagtagtgatgctagtcgtgtgggagggtgcgggcagcaatcggttgaagagcatgcacttagttttactagcatttaaaagcagttggaggccacggaaggagtattgtatggcattgaagcttgtttggaggtttgttaacacagtgtccaaagaagggccagatgtatacagaatggtgtcgtctgcgttgaagtggatcagagaatcaccagcagaaaGAGCAACAacattcatatatacagagaaaagagtcggcctgagaatttaaccctggggcacccccatagagactgccagagttccggacaacaggccctccgacttgtcacactgaactctatctgagaagtagttggtgaaccaggtgaggcagtcatttgagaaaccaaggctgtggagtctgccgataagaatgatgtgattgacagagtcaaaacccttggccaggttgatgaagagggctgcacagtactgtcttttatcgatggcggttatgatgatattgtttaggaccttgagcttggctgaggtgcacccatgaccagctctgaaaccagattgcatagtggagtaggtacggtgggattctaaatggtcggtgatctgtttgttatcttGACTTTCCAAGATTTTAGaacagaagagggggatgaccgcggaagctttccaatcttcgggaatctcagatgatacgaaagagaggctAGAAAATAGGGGTTTCAACAAtttcggcggataattttagaaagagagggccgAGCCCAGCTGATTtttagggatccagattttgcaactctttcagagatttgggtgaaggagaagcgtgGGGGGGGAACTTGGGCAAGTTGcagcggggggtgcagagctgatGGCTGGGGTAGGgctagccaggtggaaagcatggccagcagtaGAAAAATACATATTGATATTtttgattatcgtagatttatcgttGGTGACAGTGCTTCCTTGCCTTAGTGCAgtgtgcagctgggaggaggtgctcttattcttcatgGACGTTACAGTGTCCCAAAAGGTTTGGGAATTattgctacaggatgcaaatttctatttgaaaaagctagccttcgctttcctaactgacagagtatattggttcctgacttcctcgaaaagttgcatatcacaggggctatacgatgctaatgcagaatgccacaggatgtttttgtgctggtcaaaggcagtcaagtctggggtgaaccagggcctatatctgttcttagttctacattttttgagtggggcatgcttatttaagatggtgaggaaagcacttttaaagtgCCACCAGGCATCccctactgacgggatgaggtcaatgtccttccaggatacccgggccacatcgattagaaaggcctgctcgctgaagtgttttagggagcgtttgacagtgatgaggggtggtcgtttgaccgcggacccattacggacacaggcaatgaggcagtgatcgctgagatcctggttgaagacagaggtgtatttagagggctagttgatcaggatgatatctaagagggtgcccatggttacagatGTATGGTTGTACCTGGTAAATTCCTTGATAATTTgtatgagattgagggcatctagtttagattgtaggacaacCAGGGGTTTaggcatatcccagtttaggtcagaAACATAACAAATGCGCCTGGGGTGACCAGTGGCGCTGTTTCACCTTATGCTTCTCTCAGCTTTAAGGGTTGAAGTTCTGTTGTACTACTCTCTCTCCCATCCAGAGCCACTATGTCCAAAACATTGATAGTGGACCCTCTCTTACCTTAGTCTTCAGTCCTCATGGGTGTCTTAACAATGACCCTGCGCTGGTATAGCCtgatctcagatctgtttgtgctgtcttgccaatgcCTAGCATGAAaatgaatgtgtcaatgtggTGTGACAGTTACCTTAGGAGTTGGCAAGAAGACACAAATATATATGGCACCAGGCTGGGTCTGTTCAGCTTGATAAAGCACTTTTGATACTAATCTCTTAGTATGAATGATAGCAGTAATATCTCATTAGCCGTCTTTGATCTGATATGTAATGGCTCTTCTGTTGTGTATCTTTGTGTGATATACCTGAGAAATACAGCCCTCTTACCTAAGACTATGTCAAGATGGTCACATAGGGCAGAAAAGTCTCCAGTAAGTAGAACCCAAAACCATATCTTGCTCACCAGAGACTAACTTTCATAGAACTCTTCAATGCAAGAAAGCACACTGACTATCCGGATACTCTAGCTAGCATCTCCTCCAGGGATCTCCAGCCCAGGGAAGTGTTGTACACACCTTCTGATTGGCTGCTTCTGACCAGGGTTATCTGAGCCGCAAACATTGGCAGGTATCTGTTTCTCATTTTAGGCAGAGTTCTGTGGGTTTTTGACAGGCGACAGCTGAGCTAAAGAGTGGAAACTGGCACTAACAAGCAattacctcctcctctctccagcctGGAAAGCATTAGGGGATTATGCAGCATAATCAGATCCTCTGGTTTTGTCGCTGCTGACTACAGTTTAGTCTAGCGTCAGTTAGAAGGACATATCTGGCACATTGTGGTCAGagtggtatttggtattttattaggatccccattagctgttgcaaaagcagcaggtactcttcctggggtccacagaaAACATGAAACACAATAGAGAATGAcacaatacagaacatcaatagacaagaacagctcaaataactattttttttaaaggcaaacATAGCCTACATATGAATGAATACACACAAAtgatctaggtcaaataggggagaggcgttgggCCACgatgtgttgctttatctgttttttgaaaccaggttttctgtttatttgagcaatatgagatataatactgtacgctttcttgagtttgttctggatttgaggactgtgaaaagacccctggtggcatgtctggtgggctaagtgtgtgtgtcagagctgtgtataagttgactatgcaaacaatttgggattttcaacacatcgtttcttataaaaagaaggtgatgcagtcagtctctcctcaactcttagccaagagagactggcatgcatagtatttatatcagccctctgattacaattaagagaaaagcgtgccgctctgttctgggccagctgcagcttaactaggtctttccttgcagcactggaccacacggctggacaataatcaagataagataaaactagagcctgtagaacttgctttttggagtgtagtgtcaaaaaaagcagagcatctctttattacagacagtcctctccccatctttacaaccattgaatctatatgttttgaccatgatagtttacaatctaaagtaacgccaagtaatttagtctcctcaacttgttcaacagccacaccattcattaccagatttagctgaggtctagaacttaaggaatgatttgtaccaaatacaaatgttcttagttttagagatgttctggaccagtttattactggcaacccattccaaaacagactgcaactctttgttaagggtttcagtgacttcattagctgtggttgctgatgctaTATAgatgaatcatcagcatacatggacacacatgctttgtttaataccagtggcaggtcattggtacaaatagaaaagagtagatgGCCTAGAGAGCTGACCTGCGggacaccacactttacatgcttgacattagagaagcttccattaatgaaaaccctttgagttctattagataccgtagatagctctgaatccacaatatggcagaggttgaaaagccataacacataagtTTTTCAACAACAgcttatggtcaataatatcaaaggctgcactgaaatctaacagtaaagctctcacaatcttcttattatcaatttctttcagccaatcatcaatcagttgtgtcagtgcagtacatgttgagtgcccttctctataagcatgctgaaagtctgttgttaatttgtttacagagaaatagcattgtatttggtcaaacacaatttttccaacagtttgctaagagctggcagcaagctgataggtctgctgttagaaccagtaaaggctgctttaccactgttgggtagcggaatgactttggcttccctccaggcctgaggacaaagactttcctcttggctcagattaaaaatatgacagataggagagtcagctaccatcctcagtagctttccatctaaattGTCAATgccaggtttgtcattattgatcgataacaataatttttctaactttacaaaattcaaactttcctttgcatgaatacaattgctcactggtcgttgttggcatttcctgtctaaatttgcccactttgccaatgaaatcatcaataaaataattggcaacatcaaatttttcatgatgaataagccatctgattggatgaaagatggagttgaatttgtctttctgcccataatttcttttaaagtactccaaagttTTTTTTCATCATTCTTTATCACATTCcatcacataatttctcaatttgttGTAAgtaagccagtcagatgtgcagccagacttaattgccactccctttgccccatctctttcaaccatacagtttttcaattcctcatcaatccatggatccttaacagttctaacagtctgTTTCTTAACAGGTggatgtttatcaataattggaagaagcaatttcataaattcatcaagtgcagcgtctggatgctcctcaataatcacatcagaccaacaaatattttcaaCATCATCCACacaagagtcacagcaaaatattttgtatgatctcttatacactattttaggcccagtttatgtaactttggctttcctgcatatagccactatattgtgttcactgcatccaatgtgtacggatacagctttcgaacaaagttctacagtattagtaaaaatgtgatcgatacatgtggattGTCttcttcctgtagtgtttgtaaacaccctgataggttgattaataacctgaaccagatgaCAGGCACTGGTTAAGGTAAAGAAGCTTGacgaaaaccagtcaatattcagatCCCCAAGAAAGTAGAACTCTCTGTTtatatcacatacactatcaaacATTTCACACGTATTATtgagatactgactgttagcctatagcaacaccccaaaagaaaaggctttagatgttccaagtgaacctgcaaccacaacacttcaataacacttgacataagatcttctctaagcattacagggatatggctctgaatatatacagcaacacctcccccattagcatttctgtctcttctatagatgctATATCCTTGTATCGCTCCTGATGTatcatcaaatgtattatttaagtgagtctcagaaatggctaatatatgaatgttatctgatgttaacaagttattgatttcattaaccttaACTCTAAGGCCACaaatattaatatgggctattttcagccctttcctgggtagcttatcagagatagacataatactgaaaagagcaaacaaagcacATTCTgcagtccattaatcaattggtgtgtgtgtgtgctgcaaatttgaagctacgaacccataggcttggctctctcatcccttccaggcttgagcctgtcatagcggatgtaagcaatgtccccactcgctctggcagctttcatgactgggatcagttctttcctcttttggcgcacagcttcaggattGTCCTCATTGAGGAAGATATAAGTTCCTCTCCAGtacttggctctttccagaacagctaccatGTCCTTGAAACTCAGAAACTTGACCACTATTGGCCTGGGTCTGTCATCTGggccggtggtgggttttccagtcctgtgggcgtgctccacctcaatcttcctgtggtccatcttcaatgTCTTAGAGATCaattccctcactttgtcctcagactctgtccaggtctcatgtggagattctgcaattccatccacaaccatgttgttccgccttgattgtccctcgagaTTTATccgtcattgttatcatggattcacacacagaactgatgtcctctctcaatgacttacagattgctgtcattTTGCCGTTCTTCAACTcatcgagctgaccctgggagaactgcaaactatTCTTCAGgccctggacctctctggtcagctCGTTCATTCTTTTATTAGTTGACTCCACAAGTATTTGGCAAAACACTTGAAGCTGatgtcttgttgttgtaacatTTGCTTGTACTGTAGTTTCTTTTTGTTAGTTTAAAGGATCCTACAcgtgtgatagagagacaccactgtcctcaacaGTACTCCCGCTGGCTTTGGcctttgtcatggtagctagcaacgTAGGTTATGCTGTTACTCCtcgcagttccagacagggcaggtcacagcgaagattgaaaacaacaaacagcagggatctagacagaCACAAACCCGGGCCGCTCCGCAGTCCAACCATAATGGCTAACCGCGTTGTGGGCTGCGCTCAAGGCTACCCTGCTAGATTGAtatgcagctagctagcagctaggctAGCTTCGACGCCAGATAGCTCCTCAGACCCGTCCTTGGTCGGCAGGATCACTGGAAAGAGACAAgcagtcccagcaactgatgccaaaTGCGTCGCGGGATCCAAActaagaagctagctagctaccaagaaCTTTCCAATACACTTTCAAACAACAAACTTTCCAAAAACTCAAAACCGCAGCTCTTCCTCGTTCCGCGTTCAACAAGAAGTGATGTGAGGGAGGGTATGAATCGAACCCGAACCCACCACTTTGGGATGAATCAAACCCAAACCCACCACTTTAACACATAAGAACACACAGTACGGGACTGTGGAgattatgggtgtgtgtgtttgctaccAGCATAGTACAGAATCTGAAAAGCAACAAGTTGTCAACCGCCAGGTGTACAAATGGTCTGTTCTGACTTGATGGACTGGACATATTAGAACAGGTTTGCACAGGAACCAGAATGAATAAGGAACATACATGCCGTGTATATCATCATAGGTGTTATGGAAGTGTCTGTACCAGATAAAAGTGTGTCTGGTAAGGATCAGGGGAAGACACGATAGTGGCTAGTAATTgaatctcctctttctccccttttATTGTGATGGTGATTTAGTGAGGTCCGTCCCCCCTGCTGTAGGGCTCTGTCTGTGACAGGTAATGCTGGAGGATAGAACACCTCTAATGGGCTTCCTTATAGAAGATTGTTCTGTTCTGGAGAGACTGGATCTGGGCTGTTAAAGGCGAAGTTCAGGATTTTACAACTcgatgttagatggttcctcacctTAAAAGTAGTCTATTGACCTGGAGAAACTGTAATCCATGGTCTGGTTTTCTTCAGCCACTTCAAACTTCAGTTAACTTTAACCACCACTAACTAAAATTCCAAAGTAGTTATGGATATAGCTAGCTATACCCAACTCAGTGATGATAATGTGAAACACGTTTATGTTCAAGCAATATCATTTGTCCATATATTAGTCTTGGGTGGAACACACTCTAGCCAAGAGCAAATATCAACTTAGTTTATTTACTATGAATGTGTAATTATTTATTGTTTAATATTGTTTACAATATTTGTATATAAaaatttcagtcatttagcagatgctcttatccagagcaacttacagaagcaattaaggttaagtgccttgctcaagggcacatcgacagatttagttcacctagtcggcttggggtttcgaaccagcgacctttcgttTAGTGACCCaaagctcttaaccgctaggctacctgccaccctcatCAATAAGGATAGCTTACATTTTTCTTCCCATCTCATTGCAAACCTAACCTTACTCAGAGCAAATTTACAATTCAATGtgtacgtacagtaccagtcaaacatttggacacacctactcattcaagggtttttcttaatttgactattttctatattgacatcaaaactatgaaatagcacatatggaaccatgtagtaaccaaaaaagtgttaaacaaatcaaaatatattttagattttagattcttcaaagtagccaacctttgccttgattacagctttgcacactcttagcattctctcaaacagcttcacttggaatgcttttccaacagtcttgaaggagttcccacatatgttgagcactcgttggctgtttttccttcactctgcagttcaactcatcccagtccatctcaattgggttgaggttgggcgattgtggaggtcaggtcatctgatgcagcactccatcacacttttttggttactacatgattccatatgtgttattttatagtgatgatgtcttcactaatattctacaatatagaaaatagtcaaactaagaaaaacccttgaatgagtaggtgtgtccaaactgttgactggtactgtaattcgTGGGTGTATTCAATAAGGGGAGGAAACTGTACCAACAACACAAATATAAGGTGACAAGCAATCACCTCTCCTTGTTTCAGTTCTGCGAATGAAGAGGCTGCTGACCAAACCAAAGCCTTTAATCAGACCAGTGAggccaatcacacacacacagacatacacacacacacacttctcacacacacacacacacaccatgaacacaGGCTATGAAGATCTGGAGTTCTGGAGGTCTTCAGGACTCGGCTAGCCCACCTCCACCTTCTACCCCCTGAGGGGCTGGAGGCGTTGGGCTGTAAACAGCTCCAGAGCGATGGGGAGAAATGAGCCGGGCAGACAGGCCCACATACACCCAGCATACAAGGCTTAAGGAGGCTAAATGCTCCCAGCTGTGGCATTAAGGACTCAAAACAAGGCCTCTCAAGGGACCAAGAGGGGATCTGTTGAAAAAGCCCctttagcctctctctctctcactctggtcAGCTTTTAAATCAGGTTAGGGGAGAGGGAGTTGGATTGCACTCtccgcatacacacaaacacacacacacatttccctctGCTTTTCAGGTTCCATTTTGTAAGAGACAGACGTCTGCATTCTCCCTGGCCCTGATTTGACTTACTGTTTCTCAGTAACTATATTGATATAGTCAAGCCTCTGAAGCAGGTTGGAGATGCACACACAGACCCTATCGTAACATTTGTACTGTCATCTTGTCAGTACTCCCTCGTCCTGGGTAAAGATAGCATTGTGATGATTGTCTAGGATGcttcccacatggcaccctattccattgaTGGAGCACTTcgcttgaccagagccctatttttAACCAAGGTCCCTGTGGGCCTTggccaaaagtagtacactatgaagggaatagggtgccactggAGACGTACCCTGAGGGTTGTATTTAGAAACATTGCCGCAGAGTTTACATACCTCGCTTCTATCTGATGGATGATAGATTACTGTTGATGCATCTTATATAGATAGGCCTATGCTTGTTTTCACTGAATCACGTTATGTTATGTGTCGCTGTTTTTGGTCTCTCTGGGCTGAATTTTGTTTCGCCATACCATCTGTTGATGATGTCGAATCTTAAATGGGCTTTGAGATTCCCAGAGGAGATTGAATAAAGATTTTCTCGAGAACACGAGTTGTTTCTAGTCACTCCCTCCACATGTGAACGTTTCCTATGGTGTTACTTAAATGGCACATCAGCTGGGGTATATATGGAgagctgagaggacagagagaaccaGTAGGATGGAAGATGAATGTAGTGTAGGATGCTGGATCCATGAATCTAAAGTGACACCTCAGCCCTTTGGAGAGAGACGGAAAGGTGATGTGACTGGTTTCTGTTTCTGAGCTGTATTTATGTAATAGTCTGCTGTTCTAGCAAAAGGTGCTTGACTGTCTTAACAAATTAAGTGGAACAAGCACCCTTTCTTTTTTTTGAGCATAATCTGTCTTCAAGTTCAGTGAGTGCGAATCTGCACTATTAGTGCTATTTACTTGTTTGTTTTCCTTTACTGTTCACCTCAAAGTTGGTGCCGAAAACCCGGGGTCAAACCAGGGACCTTCAGCTGATGTGCTGAACGCCAGTCAAATGTGTGTTTGAGCCTTTGAAGGTTCTTTACAGTAATAGTCCTTAGGAGAGATGTGCGGAGCTATCATTGACATATAGCTAACCCGATCACACCGTACGCCTCCTAtataaacatctacatttaatccatGCTCAAACCCCTTATCAAGACCTCCTCATCTCTGTGGTTTCCTCTAAGATCTCTGTGGTTTCCTCTAAGATCTCTGTGAAGCATCACCACTGTATGTGATCCCCGTGTTCCCCTTCAACAGAACCAGCTCTACCTCCTTCTAAATAAGTATTTGACTGGTATCTGACTGCAGGTAGCCTTTATCTGGACAGGAGCCGTTCTGTGTCTGTATGTACCGACAAGATGACACTAGCAACCCGCATCATGTTGTTCGTTTATGTTATTCTTGTAAGAGTGTGTTCTTAAGGTCGGGACAATTGACAAAGCGAGGCCTTGTTCTGCTTTCTCTCCAGGTGGGCCAAgatggaggacgaggaggagagacagaccaggGGTGACCACCAGACCATCAGCAGGTGCATCTTACCACCTGAGGAATGTGAAGGTGAGTTACTTATTAGCTTTACCGTCATCATAATAACCACCAGATTCATCATGATTTACTTCATCATCCATAATCAGCATATTTATCATCCTCCTTATTTATAGTTGTCATATTGTTGGCTGCATTGGTCCTCTGCTCCGTGTACCAATTCTCATGGACTGTCCTCTCCTGTAGGTGCTGCTGTGGGTTGTTGTCTCTCTGCTGCCCCTGGTGGAGGGGGCCTGTATGGGCGCTGGTTTGGAGGCAGACTCTGTCCAGGCTGTGGGACTGGTGGGAGGTATGGGGGAAAGGCAGCTCCCAGACACTCTACCTGAGGTGGATGAGGAACAAGAGGAGAAGAGTGACCCGTACTCCCCCTGGCATGGCCTCTATGGTAAGAGTGGAACTAGATCTACATGTTCAACAGGACCTTAAATTTAAACCTTGCACTTAATCAGGCATGATGTTCTCCATGAAAAGAGAAGAGTAAACGAAGGGTGTGCAACACGATTCTAGAGTATAAGCCACTGAtcttaactttctctctctctatcaaattcatattgctttattggcatgaagtACAATTTGTAGATAATGCCAAAGCAATTGTACAGCATTTCAGAAAATTaagtacaacactactgctattGTATTGTCTAATTTTCAGGTcaataaattgaatttaaatAAAAGAAAAttaaaaagaagaagaattatggctaaatctctctctctctctctctctctctctctctctctctctctctctctcctgacctccCTCCTGACCTCCCTCCTGACCTCCCTCCTGACCTCTCTCCCCCTGACCTCTCTGTGATGGACGAAGTGGACGACCACCCTAGTGGCCGGTGGGGGAGACGTTCCCCTCGCAACTCCGACGCCGAACCAAAAGGCTCAGCCAagaaaaagaagaggaggaagaagaaagagagggatagaaagggCAAAGGGAAGGGCCGGCAGCCCCAGCAGAGCAGCCCAGACTGCAGGGTGGAGAAACGGGAGATGCGGGTGCGGGACTTGGGCCTGGGCTTCGACTCAGACGAGATCGTCCTATTCAAGTTTTGCGTGGGCTCCTGCCAGTCGTCCAGGACCAACTACGACCTGGCTCTAAGGGCCCTGATGGAGGACGGGTCCCTGCCGCGGAGGACCTC encodes:
- the LOC109871823 gene encoding artemin-like — protein: MDEVDDHPSGRWGRRSPRNSDAEPKGSAKKKKRRKKKERDRKGKGKGRQPQQSSPDCRVEKREMRVRDLGLGFDSDEIVLFKFCVGSCQSSRTNYDLALRALMEDGSLPRRTSRRVSAHPCCRPDSYEPVSFMDAHTAWQTIQSLSAASCMCMG